In Deltaproteobacteria bacterium, the sequence CGCGAGTTCGTCCCCGAAGACCTCGAGGGAACGTGGTTCGTCGTCGCCGCGGCAACCGCCCAAGTCAACCGGGCGGTCGCGGGCGCCGCGGAGATCCACGGGGTGTTCGTCAATGCGGTCGACGACACCGACTCCGCCAGCGCCTGGCTCGGCGGAGTGTTCCGCAAGGGCGGCGTCACGGTGGCGGTTTCCACCGACGGCCGCGCGCCAGCGCTGGCCGGCTTGCTGCGCGAGGCGCTGCAGGCGCTGCTGCCGGACGACCTCGAGTCCTGGGCGGAAGTTGCGCAGGAGCTCCGCACCCACTGGAAGGCGGACGGCGTGGCCCTCGCGCGGCGCAGACCGCTGCTGCTGCGCGCGCTCAACGAGCTGTACCGGGAGGTCGCATGAGAGGTTTCGTCTCGCTGGTCGGCGCAGGCCCCGGCGATCCCGACCTGCTCACGTTGCGCGCCGTCGACCGGCTCCGCGCCGCGGATTTGGTCCTGTACGACGCGCTGGTGGATCGCGCCGCCCTTCGTCACGCTCCGCAGGCGCGTTGGGCATATGTCGGCAAGCGCGCCGGACGTCACTCCATCGAGCAAGAGACCATCGAGCGGGTGATGATCCGCCGCGCGCTGCGCGGCGAGCGCATCGTCAGGCTGAAGAGCGGCGACCCCGTCGTGTTCGGCCGCGGCGGGGAAGAAGCGCTCGCGCTCGCGGAAGCGGGTGTGCCCTGCGAGATCGTACCCGGCGTGTCCTCGGCGGTGGCTGCGCCGGCGCTGAGCGGCATTCCGGTCACGCACCGCGGGCTGGCCTCGGCCTTCCTCGTCGTCTCCGGACATGCGGAGGAGGCCTATGGACCCGTGCTCCGCTCTCTGTCGCCTGGCTCCGCGACGCTGGTGATCCTGATGGGGATCGCAACGCGCGCGTCGACCTCCGCGTTGCTCCTTGCCCGCGGATGGCCCGCCGATACTCCGGCGGCAATCCTGTTTTCGGTTTCGCTCCCCGACGCTTCCGCCTGGCGGGGGACCCTCGCGGGTGTCGCGTCCGCTCCGCGCAGCGGGGCGCCGGGAATCATCGTGGTCGGCTCCACCGTCGCTCTCGCCGACCGCCTTCACACCGCACACGCAGGAGGTCAACGTGCCGCTGCTCGATAGCAAGACGCTCGGCCCCGCCCGTCTCGGGTTCGCCGACGAGAAGGACCTGGATGCGTTCGTAGCGATGCTCGGCAAGTTCGAGCGCGGTGAGATCTCCGCCGACGCGTGGAAACAGTTCCGCCTGGTGAACGGCGTCTACAGCCAGCGCCAGGAGGGCGACGCGATGATGGTCCGCGTCAAGATCCCCCAAGGTGTCCTCACGCCGGCGCAGCTCCGAGCGCTGGCGGACGTCGCCGAGCGGTTGTCCACCGGTCGCGGCCACATCACGACGCGCCAGAATGTCCAATTCCACTTCGTGCACCTCGCGCAGACCGACGACGCCTTGCGTGTCCTCGCCGAGGCGGGCCTGACCACGCGCGAGGCCTGCGGCAACTCCGTCCGGAACGTCACTGCCTGCCCGTACGCGGGTGCATCCGGACTGGAGCCGTTCGACACCACGCCCTATGCGGAGGCGGTCACGCGCCACCTGCTGCGCGGCCCGCTCTCGTCGTCGTTGCCGCGGAAGTTCAAGATCGCCTTCGGCGGGTGCTGCGGATTCGACTGCGTCGGCGCCTCGTTCAACGACATCGGGTTCCTCGCCCGTGAGCGTAACGGGCGGCCCGGATTCCGCGTCACGGTGGCGGGCGGGCTATCGACGTTGCGGCGCACCGGGATCCTTGCCCACGACTTCGCGCCGGCGGAGGAAGTGGTCGACATCTGCGAAGCGGTCGTTCGCCTCTTCAACCGGACCGGCGACCGGCAACATCGCCATCGCGCGCGGCTCAAGTTCGTGGTCGAAAAGCTGGGGGCGGAAGAGTTCCTCCGGCAGTACCACGAGGAGCGCGCGTCGGTGCCGCCGAGGCCGGTCTCGCCCGGCCCGCCCGGTGCGCTCCGTCCGGTCCCAACGCCTTGCCGCCGCTCGCCTCACCCCGGCTTCGAGGAGTTCGTGCGCACCAACGTGCGTCCGCAGCGCGACCCCGAGCTGGCGGCGGTCGCGATCCGCATCCCGCTCGGAGATCTGACGGCGGCGCAATTCCACGCCCTGGCGGACATCGCCGAGGAGTTCAGCGCCGAGCGCGAGCTGCGCACGACCGTCGAGCAGAACGCGCTGCTGCGCTTCGTCGGCCGCTCGCACCTCGCTTCGCTCCATGCGGCGCTCGCCGCCGCCGGACTGGCACGGCCCGGCGCCCTCTCGATCTCCGACGTGGTCAGTTGCCCCGGCGCGTACTCCTGCCGCCTTGCCGTGACGCAGTCGCGGGGCATGGCCGACGCGCTGACCACGGCGCTGGCCGACCGGGGCGAGAGCTTGCCGATCAAGATCTCCGGCTGCCCGAACGGCTGCGGACAGCATTACGTCGCCGGGATCGGGCTGCAGGGCTCGGTGCGCAAGGTCGATGGCCGCGCGGTGCCGCAATACCACCTCTACGTCGGAGGAGAGCTCGGGGCGGAGCAGGCACGTTTCGGCCGGCTCGCGGCGAAGGTTCCCGCCAGGAAGGTGCCGGAGGCGGTGCGGCGTCTGGCGGACCTGGCAGTGCGCGAGGCGTCTCCCGGCGAGTCGGCGGCGCAGGTCCTCGGCCGCCTCTCGCCGCAGCGGGTTTCGGAGGTGCTCGCGGATCTCGAGCCGCTCGATCACCCCGCTCCCGAAGACTTCGTCGATCTTGGCGAACAAAAGGCGTTCGAAGTGCAGACCACGGAAGGCGAATGCGCGGCTTGAACCCGGAGGTAAACGTGCTGAAGAGAGTGTC encodes:
- a CDS encoding nitrite/sulfite reductase, whose protein sequence is MLGKFERGEISADAWKQFRLVNGVYSQRQEGDAMMVRVKIPQGVLTPAQLRALADVAERLSTGRGHITTRQNVQFHFVHLAQTDDALRVLAEAGLTTREACGNSVRNVTACPYAGASGLEPFDTTPYAEAVTRHLLRGPLSSSLPRKFKIAFGGCCGFDCVGASFNDIGFLARERNGRPGFRVTVAGGLSTLRRTGILAHDFAPAEEVVDICEAVVRLFNRTGDRQHRHRARLKFVVEKLGAEEFLRQYHEERASVPPRPVSPGPPGALRPVPTPCRRSPHPGFEEFVRTNVRPQRDPELAAVAIRIPLGDLTAAQFHALADIAEEFSAERELRTTVEQNALLRFVGRSHLASLHAALAAAGLARPGALSISDVVSCPGAYSCRLAVTQSRGMADALTTALADRGESLPIKISGCPNGCGQHYVAGIGLQGSVRKVDGRAVPQYHLYVGGELGAEQARFGRLAAKVPARKVPEAVRRLADLAVREASPGESAAQVLGRLSPQRVSEVLADLEPLDHPAPEDFVDLGEQKAFEVQTTEGECAA